One part of the Polycyclovorans algicola TG408 genome encodes these proteins:
- a CDS encoding aminopeptidase P N-terminal domain-containing protein encodes MGMPFAERRAALMQAMGPQGVAIIPAAHEQVRSRDTHFPFRQDSDFHYLTGFPEPEAIAVLCPGRTEGEYVLFVRPRNAEREVWDGRRAGPEGAIVRYGADQAHALDAFETELPKLLAGRQTLHYTLAEHGALDGPVTRTLRQLREIARRGAQAPAAIEALEATLHEQRLIKSTGEVALMAEAARISAEAHVRAMQATRPGRNEWEIAAEIERHLLAHRMVPGYTSIVGGGDNACILHYTENNQPLRDGDLLLIDAGGELDGYTADITRTFPVNGRYSGPQRALYDVVLAANIAAIDCLRPGRSVGSPHEAASRILAEGLVDLGLCDGSVDAVIESGALRRFYMHGTGHWLGLDVHDVGRYRQADGEYRNFAPGMVMTVEPGLYIAPGSDGVDPRFHGIGIRIEDDVVVTDGAPRVLTGGVPKDAAAIEALMAQR; translated from the coding sequence ATGGGCATGCCTTTCGCCGAACGTCGCGCCGCGCTGATGCAGGCCATGGGCCCGCAGGGCGTGGCGATCATTCCTGCCGCGCACGAGCAGGTGCGCTCGCGCGACACGCATTTCCCGTTCCGGCAGGACAGCGATTTTCACTACCTGACCGGCTTCCCCGAACCCGAGGCCATTGCCGTGCTCTGCCCCGGGCGCACCGAAGGTGAGTACGTCTTGTTCGTGCGGCCGCGCAACGCCGAGCGTGAAGTCTGGGACGGCCGCCGTGCCGGACCGGAAGGGGCCATCGTGCGTTATGGCGCTGACCAAGCACATGCCCTCGATGCGTTTGAAACCGAGTTGCCCAAGCTGCTCGCCGGGCGCCAAACCTTGCACTACACGCTGGCCGAACATGGCGCGCTCGACGGCCCGGTGACCCGCACGCTGCGACAACTGCGCGAGATCGCCCGTCGCGGCGCCCAGGCGCCGGCCGCCATTGAGGCGCTGGAGGCGACGCTGCACGAGCAGCGACTGATCAAGTCGACCGGCGAGGTTGCCCTGATGGCCGAGGCCGCGCGTATCAGCGCCGAGGCCCACGTGCGCGCCATGCAGGCCACCCGGCCGGGTCGCAACGAGTGGGAAATTGCGGCCGAGATCGAACGCCACCTGCTCGCCCACCGCATGGTGCCGGGCTATACCAGCATCGTCGGCGGCGGTGACAACGCCTGCATCCTGCACTACACCGAGAACAACCAGCCGCTGCGTGACGGTGACCTGTTGTTGATCGACGCCGGTGGCGAGCTGGATGGCTACACCGCCGACATCACCCGTACCTTTCCGGTCAATGGTCGCTACAGCGGCCCGCAGCGCGCGCTTTACGACGTGGTGCTGGCCGCCAACATCGCGGCCATCGACTGCCTGCGGCCCGGCCGTTCTGTGGGCAGTCCGCACGAGGCCGCATCGCGCATCCTCGCCGAGGGGCTGGTGGACCTGGGCCTGTGTGACGGCAGCGTCGATGCGGTGATCGAGTCGGGCGCGCTGCGGCGCTTCTACATGCATGGCACCGGTCACTGGCTGGGGCTGGACGTGCATGACGTCGGCCGTTACCGCCAAGCCGATGGCGAGTACCGCAACTTTGCACCCGGCATGGTCATGACCGTGGAGCCTGGCCTGTACATCGCGCCGGGCAGCGACGGGGTCGACCCGCGCTTTCACGGCATCGGCATTCGCATCGAAGACGACGTGGTGGTCACCGACGGTGCGCCGCGGGTGCTGACCGGCGGCGTGCCCAAAGATGCTGCCGCGATTGAAGCGCTGATGGCCCAGCGGTGA
- a CDS encoding FAD-dependent oxidoreductase: MSDDSPASSVDLAIVGGGLVGASLAVALGGRGLRVLLIEAAQPPASGPQWDERCIALNARSRQIFSDLGLWPALQAEANAITATHISERGRFGMAQFTAAEAGLDALGFNLPLRHIGQTVWQAATAAQGVTVLAPAAVTAVRVLDDGAVLTLADGRVINARLLAAADGAQSAVRRLLNIPAELHDYRQSAIVSAVRVQRPREGVTYERFTPDGPIAVLPKPGDACSLIWTLPTAAAERAMALGDDAFLSEAAACFGGRLGRWTALGRRNAYPLMRTVSTRLHAPSTVFVGNAAHALHPVAAQGFNLGLRDVAALATLLRDRPVDDWATLPADYAAARAADAERTAGFTHSLVGVFSNRWPGIAGARHLGLLGLGLLPGVKREVMWQNLGFGRST; encoded by the coding sequence GTGAGCGACGACAGCCCCGCCAGCAGCGTTGACCTGGCCATCGTGGGCGGCGGGCTGGTCGGCGCCAGTCTGGCGGTGGCGCTGGGCGGTCGGGGTTTGCGAGTACTGCTGATCGAGGCTGCACAACCCCCCGCATCCGGCCCGCAATGGGACGAGCGCTGCATCGCCCTCAATGCCCGCAGCCGTCAGATCTTCAGCGATCTCGGTCTTTGGCCCGCTTTGCAGGCCGAAGCCAACGCCATCACCGCCACGCATATTTCCGAGCGCGGACGTTTCGGCATGGCGCAGTTCACTGCGGCCGAGGCCGGGTTGGACGCGCTGGGCTTCAACCTGCCGCTGCGTCACATCGGCCAGACCGTGTGGCAGGCCGCGACCGCGGCACAGGGCGTGACCGTGCTTGCCCCTGCCGCCGTCACCGCAGTCCGGGTTTTGGACGATGGTGCGGTGCTGACCCTGGCCGACGGCCGCGTCATCAACGCCCGTCTGTTGGCTGCGGCCGACGGCGCACAGTCGGCGGTGCGGCGGCTGCTCAATATTCCGGCCGAGCTGCACGACTATCGGCAGTCGGCCATTGTCAGCGCCGTCCGCGTGCAGCGGCCGCGCGAGGGCGTCACCTACGAGCGCTTCACGCCTGACGGCCCGATTGCGGTTCTGCCCAAGCCGGGCGATGCCTGCTCGCTGATCTGGACGCTGCCCACGGCGGCGGCCGAGCGCGCCATGGCGCTGGGTGACGATGCATTTCTGAGCGAGGCGGCCGCGTGCTTTGGCGGCCGGCTGGGGCGCTGGACTGCACTTGGTCGGCGCAACGCCTACCCCCTGATGCGCACCGTCAGCACCCGGCTGCATGCCCCGTCGACGGTCTTCGTTGGCAACGCCGCCCACGCGCTGCACCCGGTGGCGGCGCAGGGCTTCAACCTGGGTTTGCGTGATGTGGCCGCGCTGGCCACCTTGCTGCGGGACCGGCCGGTGGATGACTGGGCGACGCTGCCGGCCGACTACGCCGCCGCGCGAGCCGCCGATGCCGAGCGAACCGCCGGGTTCACGCATTCGCTGGTTGGCGTGTTTTCCAACCGCTGGCCGGGTATTGCCGGCGCGCGCCACCTGGGCCTGCTGGGCTTGGGCCTGCTGCCGGGTGTCAAGCGCGAGGTGATGTGGCAGAACCTCGGCTTTGGGCGCTCAACATGA
- a CDS encoding FAD-dependent monooxygenase, which produces MSLQRWAITVVGGGVVGLATAGALREAGFDVGLIEQGPPPVADPQDLRMYAIAPGAARGLPADALDDAAHQPFTEMQVWHAGRDGALRFTAAEARVPQLGWIAPESVLRAALWRALPADRCWSGVTVTDLTDHDDGLSLWLDDGRVVRSQLVIACDGARSPLRERAGIAVHAWDYAASGLVADIRAEQPHTQTCWQRFLPDAVIALLPRQGGAYSLVWSSPEAESLAALDDAAFSAALTDTFDGELGPLKVCSPRRLFPLTAQHAEAYFSGRTVLVGDAAHSVHPLAGQGVNLGLGDALELTRVLSEARDAGRDWTRPRVLARYQRARRAANAEMIALTDAMSRGFAPTVPGLSDVLDQGLRWMNQLPPVKRLLIRHAMGL; this is translated from the coding sequence ATGAGTCTGCAGCGCTGGGCGATCACCGTGGTTGGCGGCGGCGTGGTCGGTTTGGCCACCGCAGGTGCGCTGCGCGAGGCCGGCTTCGACGTCGGCTTGATCGAGCAGGGCCCGCCGCCGGTGGCCGACCCACAGGATCTGCGTATGTACGCCATTGCGCCCGGCGCAGCGCGGGGGCTGCCGGCTGACGCGCTTGATGACGCCGCCCATCAACCGTTTACCGAGATGCAGGTCTGGCATGCCGGGCGCGACGGCGCGTTGCGCTTCACCGCCGCTGAAGCGCGCGTACCGCAATTGGGCTGGATCGCCCCCGAGTCGGTATTGCGTGCCGCGCTGTGGCGTGCGCTGCCGGCTGATCGCTGCTGGAGCGGGGTCACCGTCACCGACCTGACCGACCACGATGACGGTCTCAGCTTGTGGCTGGACGACGGCCGCGTGGTGCGCAGCCAACTGGTCATTGCCTGCGACGGCGCGCGTTCACCGCTGCGGGAACGCGCCGGCATTGCTGTGCATGCCTGGGACTATGCGGCGTCGGGTCTGGTCGCCGACATTCGCGCCGAGCAGCCACACACCCAGACGTGCTGGCAGCGCTTTCTGCCGGATGCGGTGATCGCGCTGCTGCCGCGGCAGGGCGGCGCGTACTCGCTGGTCTGGTCGTCGCCAGAGGCCGAGTCGCTGGCCGCGCTGGATGACGCGGCGTTCAGTGCGGCACTCACGGACACATTCGACGGCGAGCTGGGTCCGCTCAAGGTCTGCAGCCCCAGGCGGCTTTTTCCACTGACGGCGCAACACGCCGAAGCTTATTTTTCAGGGCGGACCGTGCTGGTCGGCGACGCGGCCCACAGCGTGCATCCGCTGGCGGGGCAGGGCGTGAACCTCGGGCTGGGCGATGCGCTGGAACTGACCCGGGTGCTGAGCGAAGCGCGTGATGCCGGTCGAGACTGGACCCGCCCGCGCGTGCTGGCCCGTTACCAGCGCGCTCGCCGCGCCGCCAATGCCGAAATGATCGCCCTCACCGATGCAATGTCGCGAGGGTTTGCGCCCACCGTGCCGGGCCTGTCAGACGTGCTCGACCAGGGGCTGCGCTGGATGAACCAGTTGCCGCCGGTCAAACGCCTGTTAATTCGCCATGCCATGGGGCTGTAG
- the wrbA gene encoding NAD(P)H:quinone oxidoreductase, giving the protein MTEVLVLYYSRGGSTARMARAVARGIEAAGVGARLRTVPPVAPETETASPAVPESGSPYATLDDLRECQGLVLGSPTRFGNMAAPLKYFLDTSGELWINGTLNGRPAGVFTSTGSLHGGQELTLMTMMIPLLHHGMVLVGMDSMAPALNRTRAGGTPYGASHWAGGGMHPNVLDPDEMALCESLGERVARLAERLA; this is encoded by the coding sequence ATGACCGAAGTCTTGGTGTTGTATTACTCGCGTGGCGGCTCGACCGCCCGCATGGCCCGCGCGGTCGCGCGCGGGATCGAGGCCGCTGGTGTCGGTGCGCGTCTGCGCACCGTGCCGCCGGTGGCGCCCGAGACCGAGACGGCGAGCCCGGCGGTGCCGGAGTCCGGCTCGCCTTACGCGACGCTGGATGATCTGCGCGAATGCCAAGGCCTGGTGCTGGGCAGCCCGACGCGCTTCGGCAACATGGCGGCACCCTTGAAGTACTTCCTCGACACCAGTGGCGAGCTGTGGATCAACGGCACGCTCAACGGCCGGCCGGCCGGGGTGTTCACCAGCACCGGGTCGTTGCACGGCGGTCAGGAGCTGACGTTGATGACCATGATGATTCCGCTGTTACACCACGGCATGGTGCTGGTCGGTATGGATTCCATGGCGCCGGCGCTGAACCGGACGCGTGCGGGTGGCACGCCTTATGGCGCGTCGCATTGGGCCGGCGGCGGCATGCACCCGAATGTGTTGGACCCCGATGAAATGGCGCTGTGCGAGTCCTTGGGCGAGCGTGTCGCACGGCTTGCGGAGCGGCTGGCATGA
- a CDS encoding DUF2069 domain-containing protein, with protein sequence MSAPRRWAPRIRLAVIGLHAALVTLSLYWATTVIGIAMALLLLLPLPGLVAGRLRTYGWAAMLVAIYAAFWAAEWWMPGVPPMVLVIAAVSVLDFCAIALYARIARREALPQASS encoded by the coding sequence ATGAGCGCGCCACGCCGCTGGGCACCGCGCATTCGTCTGGCGGTGATCGGGCTGCACGCGGCGTTGGTGACGCTGAGTCTGTACTGGGCGACGACGGTGATCGGCATTGCCATGGCATTGCTGCTGCTGTTGCCCTTGCCGGGTCTGGTGGCGGGGCGGCTGCGCACTTACGGATGGGCGGCGATGCTGGTGGCCATTTACGCCGCCTTTTGGGCCGCCGAGTGGTGGATGCCGGGCGTGCCGCCGATGGTGCTGGTGATTGCCGCCGTGTCGGTGTTGGATTTTTGCGCGATTGCCCTGTACGCGCGGATTGCGCGGCGTGAGGCGCTGCCTCAGGCGTCGTCTTAG
- a CDS encoding HdaA/DnaA family protein, with translation MRGDQLSLAVQLSQPSDFDSFVAAPDLQAIAQLRARESAYLHGPSGVGKTHLLLAACRLHGGRYLPLASLLGESAEALTGLDNDQPMALDELDDAPQNPEFWMALLRLLDARLTAGAVTWIASRGAPEVLSSMPTDLRTRLARLPRFHVPTLDEQQQFQLLTEGAERRGLALPDDVTRWWLRHLPRDAGSLLAGLERIDRASLKARRRLTLPFVQAVLMPAEEQKV, from the coding sequence ATGCGCGGAGACCAGCTGTCACTGGCGGTGCAGTTGTCACAGCCGAGCGACTTCGACAGCTTTGTCGCCGCACCCGACCTGCAAGCCATCGCCCAACTCCGGGCGCGAGAAAGTGCCTACCTGCACGGCCCGTCCGGGGTTGGCAAAACCCATCTGCTGCTCGCCGCCTGCCGGCTGCATGGCGGGCGCTACCTGCCGCTGGCCAGCTTGCTGGGTGAAAGCGCCGAGGCACTGACCGGACTCGACAATGACCAGCCAATGGCGCTGGACGAGCTGGACGACGCACCGCAGAACCCTGAGTTCTGGATGGCCCTGCTACGCCTGCTGGACGCTCGCTTGACGGCGGGCGCGGTGACCTGGATCGCCTCACGCGGCGCGCCCGAAGTGCTGTCATCAATGCCCACCGACCTGCGGACTCGCCTCGCACGCCTGCCGCGATTCCACGTACCCACACTCGACGAGCAGCAGCAATTTCAATTGCTGACCGAAGGTGCCGAGCGTCGTGGTCTGGCGCTGCCCGACGACGTGACCCGATGGTGGTTACGCCACCTGCCACGCGATGCCGGCAGCCTGCTGGCCGGTCTGGAGCGGATTGATCGCGCGTCGCTCAAGGCGCGGCGCCGGCTCACCCTGCCGTTCGTGCAAGCGGTGTTGATGCCCGCCGAAGAGCAGAAGGTCTGA
- a CDS encoding AI-2E family transporter has product MNTPVNPADDTPLGWRETLPWLAAGIGFLMLLWLLAPILTPFVLGAALAYLGDPIVDRLQRWRLSRTAGVCVVFLVIGLFSLIAVLLIIPMLYTQLAGLLSRIPEWLVWIQNTALPYLGITLPEGVGLDGEGLKSIVTEHWSRAGDMASAIWTQVSSNGTRLLTTVVNLLMVPVVSFYLLRDWDDLVAWVRDMVPRKALPTVGRLAGETHEMLGSFIRGQLYVMLALGTYYSVGLWLVGLDLALVIGLIAGLISFVPYLGTIVGIIAALLAMFMQTGEWLPLIWVALVFGIGQLLEGAVLTPNLVGDKIGLHPVTVIFALMAGGQLFGFIGVLIALPMAAVLAVLFRHGKQHWLTSRVYQG; this is encoded by the coding sequence GTGAATACCCCGGTCAATCCTGCAGACGACACGCCACTCGGCTGGCGCGAAACCCTGCCGTGGCTGGCGGCCGGCATTGGCTTTTTGATGCTGCTGTGGCTGTTGGCGCCGATTCTCACGCCGTTCGTGCTCGGCGCCGCGCTGGCCTATCTCGGCGACCCCATCGTTGACCGCCTGCAACGCTGGCGCCTGTCGCGTACGGCGGGCGTTTGCGTGGTGTTTCTGGTGATTGGACTGTTCAGCCTCATCGCCGTGCTGCTGATCATTCCCATGCTTTACACCCAGTTGGCTGGGCTGCTCAGCCGTATTCCGGAATGGCTGGTGTGGATTCAGAACACCGCCCTGCCCTACCTCGGCATCACCTTGCCGGAAGGCGTCGGGCTCGACGGCGAAGGGCTCAAGTCCATCGTCACCGAACACTGGTCACGCGCCGGCGACATGGCGTCGGCCATCTGGACGCAGGTCTCGAGCAACGGCACACGGCTGCTGACCACCGTGGTCAACCTGCTGATGGTGCCGGTGGTCAGCTTCTATCTGCTGCGCGATTGGGACGATCTGGTCGCCTGGGTCCGCGACATGGTGCCGCGCAAGGCGCTGCCCACCGTGGGCCGCCTGGCGGGCGAAACCCACGAGATGCTCGGCTCGTTCATCCGTGGGCAGCTTTACGTGATGCTGGCGCTGGGCACTTATTACAGCGTCGGCCTGTGGCTGGTCGGTCTCGATCTGGCGCTGGTCATCGGCCTGATTGCCGGGCTGATCAGCTTCGTGCCCTACCTCGGCACCATTGTCGGCATCATCGCCGCACTGCTGGCCATGTTCATGCAGACCGGCGAGTGGCTGCCGCTGATCTGGGTGGCGCTGGTGTTTGGCATTGGCCAGTTGCTCGAAGGCGCAGTGCTGACGCCCAACCTGGTCGGCGACAAGATTGGCCTGCACCCGGTGACCGTCATCTTCGCGCTGATGGCCGGCGGCCAATTGTTTGGGTTCATCGGCGTGCTCATTGCGCTGCCCATGGCGGCCGTGCTCGCGGTACTATTCCGTCACGGCAAACAGCACTGGCTGACCAGCCGCGTCTATCAGGGCTGA
- a CDS encoding DUF2066 domain-containing protein — translation MMLKSLAVVTLSLIGLGSAVAQPLPTDEERLAPEVQGPDYTARVPLEANTQEARDAALRDALVQVFERASGGGLIPAHYRDRARDWVDNFNLDRDAEGLGLRASFNPQSIDDAVADIGLPLWGARRYGADRVEVQLANVSSPERYAEVMRQLSDDRRVERVEIQSLNGTDVRLSVMVEGGRQALVDLLGSRAYADNSDNPFSQALRLELR, via the coding sequence ATGATGTTGAAATCGCTCGCCGTGGTGACCCTGTCGCTCATCGGCCTCGGCAGCGCCGTGGCGCAGCCCCTGCCGACAGACGAAGAACGGCTGGCGCCGGAAGTCCAGGGGCCTGACTACACCGCCCGAGTGCCGTTGGAGGCCAACACGCAAGAGGCGCGCGATGCGGCGCTGCGTGACGCGCTGGTCCAGGTGTTCGAGCGCGCCAGCGGCGGTGGACTGATTCCCGCGCACTACCGAGACCGCGCCCGCGACTGGGTCGACAACTTCAACCTCGACCGCGACGCAGAGGGCTTGGGCCTGCGCGCCAGCTTCAATCCGCAATCGATCGACGACGCGGTCGCCGACATCGGTCTGCCGCTGTGGGGCGCGCGACGTTACGGCGCAGATCGGGTCGAGGTGCAACTGGCGAACGTCAGCAGCCCCGAACGCTATGCCGAGGTCATGCGCCAACTCAGCGACGACCGCCGCGTCGAGCGCGTCGAGATTCAGTCTCTCAACGGCACCGACGTACGCCTCAGCGTCATGGTCGAGGGTGGCCGACAAGCGCTGGTCGACCTGCTCGGCAGCCGGGCTTACGCGGACAACAGCGACAATCCATTCAGCCAGGCCCTGCGTCTGGAGCTGCGTTAA
- the purM gene encoding phosphoribosylformylglycinamidine cyclo-ligase produces MSSPQGFTYKDAGVDIDAGDALVGDIKRIVKSTHRKEVLGGVGGFGALVELPKKYKQPVLVSGTDGVGTKLRLAIDAGVVEGLGQDLVAMCVNDVLVTGAEPLFFLDYFATGKLDPRQAGLVIRGIAKGCKLSGCALVGGETAEMPGLYAKGDFDLAGFCVAVVEKKKRIDGTRIKPGDVVIALPSSGPHANGYSLIRKIVEHSGAGLDTPVGRTTLGKSLLAPTAIYVKPVLDLLASGAPVRGMAHITGGGITDNLPRCFPEGVSAVIDTQSWTLPPVFQWLQQAGNVSDAEMRRVFNCGVGFMMVVPRLKADEAMAQLAAHKLKPWIAGEIIKGDGDVRYA; encoded by the coding sequence ATGAGTTCACCCCAAGGTTTCACCTACAAAGATGCAGGGGTCGACATCGACGCCGGCGACGCATTGGTTGGCGACATCAAGCGCATCGTCAAATCGACCCATCGCAAGGAGGTGCTCGGCGGCGTCGGCGGATTCGGGGCGCTGGTCGAGTTACCGAAAAAATACAAGCAGCCGGTGTTGGTCAGCGGCACTGACGGTGTGGGCACCAAACTGCGTTTGGCCATCGACGCCGGGGTGGTGGAAGGACTGGGCCAAGATCTGGTGGCGATGTGCGTCAACGACGTGCTGGTCACCGGCGCCGAGCCGCTGTTCTTTCTGGACTACTTCGCCACCGGCAAGCTCGACCCGCGTCAGGCCGGGCTGGTGATTCGCGGCATCGCCAAAGGGTGCAAGCTGTCCGGCTGTGCGCTGGTGGGCGGCGAAACCGCTGAGATGCCGGGCCTTTATGCCAAGGGTGATTTTGACCTCGCAGGCTTCTGCGTCGCGGTGGTGGAGAAGAAAAAGCGCATCGATGGCACCCGTATCAAGCCGGGCGATGTGGTGATTGCACTGCCATCGTCGGGTCCGCACGCCAACGGCTATTCGCTGATCCGCAAAATTGTCGAGCACAGTGGGGCGGGGCTCGACACCCCGGTTGGGCGCACGACGCTGGGCAAGTCGTTGTTGGCGCCGACGGCCATCTACGTCAAGCCTGTCCTCGATCTGCTCGCCTCTGGCGCGCCGGTTCGTGGCATGGCGCACATCACCGGCGGCGGCATCACCGACAACCTGCCGCGCTGCTTCCCCGAGGGCGTGTCGGCCGTGATCGATACCCAGAGCTGGACCTTGCCGCCGGTGTTCCAGTGGCTGCAGCAGGCCGGCAATGTCAGCGATGCCGAGATGCGCCGCGTCTTCAACTGCGGGGTCGGCTTCATGATGGTGGTGCCGCGCCTGAAGGCCGATGAGGCCATGGCGCAGTTGGCTGCACACAAGCTCAAGCCCTGGATTGCCGGCGAAATCATCAAGGGTGATGGCGACGTCCGCTACGCGTGA
- the purN gene encoding phosphoribosylglycinamide formyltransferase, which produces MKRVVVLISGAGRNLQALVDAERDGRLPRCLAGVISSRADAAGLQRASAAGLPAQVITPGVFADRAAFDAALVRQIDAWRADWVVLAGFMRILTPGFTAHYAGRLLNIHPSLLPRHPGLRTHAAVRAAGDTQHGATVHFVTEALDGGPRIIQGALMVRPEDTDETLAERVMVDVEQRIYPQAVAWAVNGRLAVQGAHVAALDGQALHQPLSLDDLEAGF; this is translated from the coding sequence GTGAAGCGGGTCGTCGTGCTGATTTCCGGCGCCGGGCGCAACCTGCAGGCGCTGGTGGATGCCGAGCGCGACGGCAGGCTGCCGAGGTGCCTTGCCGGCGTGATCAGCAGCCGTGCCGACGCAGCGGGTCTCCAGCGGGCGTCGGCTGCAGGGTTGCCGGCACAGGTGATCACCCCCGGCGTGTTTGCCGATAGGGCCGCTTTCGATGCGGCGCTGGTGCGGCAGATTGATGCGTGGCGCGCCGACTGGGTGGTGCTTGCCGGCTTCATGCGCATTCTTACGCCAGGGTTTACGGCGCACTACGCGGGTCGGTTACTCAACATTCATCCGTCACTACTGCCGCGTCACCCCGGTTTACGCACCCACGCGGCAGTGCGTGCGGCGGGCGACACGCAGCACGGCGCCACCGTGCATTTCGTCACCGAAGCACTCGATGGTGGGCCGCGCATTATTCAGGGCGCCCTCATGGTGCGGCCCGAAGATACCGATGAGACACTGGCTGAGCGTGTCATGGTGGACGTCGAGCAACGCATTTATCCGCAGGCTGTGGCCTGGGCCGTGAACGGGCGCCTGGCCGTGCAGGGTGCTCACGTCGCAGCCCTTGACGGCCAAGCTTTGCACCAGCCGTTATCGTTGGACGATCTTGAAGCGGGTTTTTGA
- a CDS encoding DUF3108 domain-containing protein — protein sequence MTRLPTTDRRRTWATGLAALLLLGIASSAAAANTPTPQPAPAAATPAAEAVPAAPAMPPVDGRYTLRRGVLKLGTADFSLIDLGGDCYRYAYAANPTGLARMFIGRIVEASEFCMDDGALVPRTYSFNREDEKDENYVLRFDHEEGVARTDDGVEIEFEGAVHDRLSLQMAVQRWVIVNKGAVSDATYTVVQVEPDEVKAYEFRMAARETIDLGQGPIETVRVERVDPSRRSIRVWVDPAQGYRIVQVEHLKDGNAQFQMQLN from the coding sequence ATGACGCGACTGCCCACCACTGACCGCCGGCGCACCTGGGCGACTGGCCTTGCGGCGCTGCTGCTGCTGGGCATCGCCAGTTCGGCCGCCGCTGCCAACACGCCGACGCCCCAGCCTGCGCCTGCGGCTGCGACACCCGCAGCAGAGGCGGTGCCTGCCGCGCCCGCCATGCCACCGGTCGATGGCCGTTACACCCTGCGTCGTGGTGTGCTCAAGCTCGGCACGGCCGACTTTTCCCTGATCGACTTGGGGGGTGATTGTTACCGCTATGCCTACGCCGCCAACCCGACCGGGCTGGCGCGCATGTTCATCGGTCGCATCGTCGAGGCCAGTGAATTCTGCATGGACGACGGTGCGCTGGTGCCGCGCACCTACTCGTTCAACCGCGAGGACGAGAAGGACGAGAACTACGTGCTGCGCTTTGACCACGAAGAAGGCGTGGCGCGCACGGACGACGGTGTCGAGATCGAGTTTGAAGGCGCGGTGCACGACCGCCTTTCGTTGCAAATGGCCGTGCAGCGCTGGGTGATTGTCAACAAGGGTGCGGTGTCGGATGCGACGTACACCGTGGTCCAGGTTGAGCCTGACGAGGTCAAGGCCTATGAGTTTCGGATGGCGGCGCGCGAAACCATCGACCTGGGTCAGGGGCCCATCGAGACGGTCAGGGTCGAGCGCGTCGACCCCAGCCGCCGCTCGATTCGTGTTTGGGTCGATCCGGCACAGGGGTACCGCATCGTCCAGGTCGAACACCTCAAGGACGGGAACGCGCAGTTCCAGATGCAGTTGAACTGA
- a CDS encoding EVE domain-containing protein — MAYWLMKSEPDCFSIDDLAARPKKTEAWDGVRNYQVRNMFRDQFQVGDQAFFYHSSCAEPGIVGVVDIVSKAYPDPTQFDPKSDHYDAKSTLENPRWLLVDVRFKRKLKKPITLAMLKAKADDELAGLAVLAPGSRLSVTPVREAHWNKILAM, encoded by the coding sequence ATGGCCTACTGGCTGATGAAGTCCGAGCCCGACTGTTTTTCGATTGACGACCTGGCCGCGCGGCCGAAGAAAACCGAAGCCTGGGACGGGGTGCGCAACTACCAGGTTCGCAACATGTTTCGCGACCAGTTCCAGGTCGGCGACCAGGCATTTTTCTACCATTCCAGTTGCGCGGAGCCGGGCATCGTCGGCGTGGTTGATATCGTCAGCAAGGCTTATCCCGACCCGACGCAATTTGATCCGAAGTCAGATCATTACGACGCCAAATCAACCCTGGAGAACCCACGCTGGCTGCTGGTCGACGTACGCTTCAAGCGCAAGCTGAAAAAGCCGATCACGCTGGCCATGCTCAAGGCCAAGGCTGACGACGAACTGGCCGGCCTTGCGGTGCTCGCGCCCGGTTCGCGGCTGTCGGTGACGCCGGTCCGCGAGGCGCACTGGAACAAGATTCTGGCGATGTGA
- a CDS encoding 5-formyltetrahydrofolate cyclo-ligase yields MRKQHLRRHLRRQRRLLSPRQRRLAARRCTVKTLALPGLRRARRVGVYLHHGAELATTALIAALRQRGVEVYVPVPRAEGRMLWVALTSRTRLAHGRYGIRAPRQNKPRIPLNRLQWLVVPLVGVDTQLNRLGAGGGYYDRLRDNPQHLPRWLGWAYAQQCVDQLPCEPWDRPLDALITDRRPRWPTG; encoded by the coding sequence CTGCGCAAGCAGCATCTGCGTCGACACCTGCGCCGGCAACGACGCTTGCTGAGTCCACGACAACGCCGTCTCGCTGCGCGGCGCTGCACCGTCAAAACCCTCGCCCTGCCGGGTCTGCGCCGCGCTCGTCGCGTCGGTGTTTATCTGCACCACGGCGCCGAGCTGGCCACCACCGCACTGATCGCCGCGTTGCGTCAGAGGGGGGTGGAGGTTTACGTGCCGGTGCCCCGCGCTGAAGGCCGCATGCTGTGGGTCGCATTAACCTCTCGCACCCGGCTGGCACACGGGCGCTATGGCATTCGCGCGCCGCGTCAGAACAAGCCACGCATTCCTCTTAACCGGCTGCAATGGCTGGTGGTGCCGTTGGTGGGCGTCGATACGCAACTGAACCGCCTCGGCGCCGGCGGCGGCTACTATGACCGCCTGCGCGACAACCCCCAGCACCTGCCGCGTTGGCTGGGCTGGGCATACGCACAACAATGTGTCGATCAGCTCCCGTGTGAACCTTGGGACCGCCCCCTCGACGCCCTGATAACTGACCGGAGACCCCGATGGCCTACTGGCTGA